One region of Marispirochaeta aestuarii genomic DNA includes:
- a CDS encoding ATP-binding protein, giving the protein MKKMQTPEAADHSISEESPDAFCPVTGLPVTFMKDWVYETGDGHYRGEIRMVGRNIGIYKSIGRPREEDADGTTRLVRQFLDVFLDPREDFYALFDYSELIPPPIRNRNEVLSNLRELLPRLRLVVFYGMRGPMRGIVRLAVAISGLSEKIFICRDYESALKVVRVDMERRGIRNPWVPGSPGRLDELLELMGEIVWNRNYGVHIPRIDDGDPLAELFGAVNAMRGDLQELSRENSKKQQRLEHANKIKDDFIDTMSHEVRTPLNGILGALQMLENCEERERKRYLGILKDSARDLLSMVNDLLDVSRLERGRIPINPESVDLADLAERSAEAVMPRCSLKGLALDVEIDPALPRSVAADPLRLRQVFDNLLANAVGYTAEGGIVFSLNLVSPGDSSVRVRFMVRDTGIGIPADQHERIFQRFERVEESRSGTGSGSGLGLAISREIVRLMGGDIFLESEPGIGSIFGFDLDFPLLDTAPAEASGDSGKKSFPLKVLVTDDNETNRIILSAMLKELGCTVTLASSGEEALTLLESEVFDALFLDCRMPGLDGLETTRRIRSRNHGGGDIPVIAATACASETRRGEILEAGMDAILEKPLRMGELKSILESFFEAQDFGAATSSEESFDISEIIQRRGGEILQEDIPALNRACGEGRSAEAADLAHKLAGFCSDAGACEAADLAREIETAGEGGNPVSLVVLADRFSREFFRWFHENTEGD; this is encoded by the coding sequence ATGAAAAAAATGCAGACACCGGAAGCCGCTGATCATTCCATTTCCGAAGAATCCCCCGATGCTTTTTGTCCTGTAACAGGACTGCCCGTTACCTTTATGAAAGACTGGGTGTACGAAACCGGCGATGGCCACTACCGGGGAGAGATCCGCATGGTGGGCCGCAATATCGGTATATACAAATCCATCGGACGTCCCCGGGAGGAGGATGCCGACGGAACGACCCGGCTGGTGCGGCAGTTTCTGGATGTCTTTCTCGACCCCCGGGAGGATTTTTACGCCCTTTTTGACTATTCCGAGCTGATTCCTCCCCCCATCCGCAATCGAAACGAGGTGCTAAGCAATCTGCGGGAATTACTGCCCCGGCTCAGGCTGGTGGTTTTCTACGGCATGAGAGGCCCCATGCGGGGAATTGTACGCCTGGCTGTGGCAATCTCCGGACTATCCGAGAAGATCTTCATATGCCGGGACTATGAATCGGCCCTGAAGGTCGTCCGGGTAGATATGGAACGCCGGGGAATTCGCAATCCCTGGGTGCCCGGGAGTCCAGGGCGTCTGGACGAACTGCTTGAACTGATGGGCGAGATCGTCTGGAACCGGAACTACGGCGTCCATATCCCCCGCATCGACGATGGGGACCCCCTGGCGGAGCTCTTCGGTGCGGTAAACGCCATGAGGGGCGACCTGCAGGAACTGTCCCGGGAGAACAGCAAGAAGCAGCAGCGCCTGGAGCACGCCAATAAAATCAAGGACGATTTTATCGATACCATGTCCCACGAGGTACGTACCCCCTTGAACGGTATTCTGGGGGCTCTTCAGATGCTGGAAAACTGCGAAGAGAGGGAACGAAAACGCTACCTGGGTATCCTGAAAGATTCGGCCCGGGACCTCCTTTCGATGGTCAATGATCTTCTGGATGTCTCCAGACTGGAACGGGGACGAATACCCATCAATCCTGAATCCGTCGATCTGGCAGATCTCGCGGAGCGTTCGGCGGAGGCAGTTATGCCCCGCTGCAGTCTGAAGGGACTTGCTCTGGATGTGGAGATCGATCCCGCTCTGCCCCGGTCCGTTGCGGCCGATCCGCTGCGCCTCAGGCAGGTTTTCGACAACCTGCTGGCCAACGCCGTCGGCTATACCGCAGAGGGAGGGATTGTTTTTTCTCTCAACCTTGTCTCCCCGGGGGATTCCTCTGTCCGGGTTCGTTTTATGGTCCGGGATACGGGAATCGGGATACCTGCGGATCAACACGAGCGGATATTCCAGCGCTTCGAGCGGGTGGAGGAGTCCCGTTCCGGAACAGGCTCCGGCAGCGGACTGGGGCTTGCCATAAGCCGGGAGATCGTACGCCTCATGGGGGGAGATATCTTCCTGGAAAGCGAGCCTGGAATCGGGAGTATCTTCGGCTTCGATCTGGATTTTCCCCTTCTCGATACAGCGCCTGCAGAGGCATCCGGAGATTCCGGAAAGAAAAGCTTTCCCCTGAAGGTCCTGGTGACCGATGACAACGAGACCAACCGGATTATTCTCTCCGCCATGCTCAAAGAGCTCGGCTGCACCGTGACCCTGGCCTCCTCCGGGGAGGAAGCCCTGACTCTTCTTGAGAGCGAGGTGTTCGACGCCCTGTTTCTGGACTGCCGAATGCCCGGCCTTGACGGCCTCGAGACGACGAGGAGGATACGGTCCCGGAACCACGGGGGCGGGGATATCCCTGTTATAGCCGCAACCGCCTGCGCCTCTGAGACCCGACGGGGAGAGATCCTTGAGGCCGGAATGGACGCCATCCTGGAAAAACCGCTAAGGATGGGGGAGCTGAAAAGCATTCTCGAAAGCTTTTTCGAGGCTCAGGATTTCGGGGCAGCGACTTCTTCGGAAGAGAGCTTTGATATTTCGGAGATTATTCAGCGCCGGGGAGGGGAGATACTGCAGGAGGACATCCCCGCCCTTAACAGGGCCTGCGGCGAAGGCCGGAGCGCCGAAGCCGCTGACCTGGCCCACAAACTCGCCGGCTTCTGTTCCGATGCGGGTGCCTGTGAGGCCGCTGATCTGGCCCGGGAAATTGAAACAGCCGGGGAGGGCGGAAACCCGGTATCCCTGGTGGTGCTGGCAGACCGTTTTTCCCGGGAGTTTTTTCGCTGGTTTCACGAAAATACGGAGGGAGACTAG